From a single Lineus longissimus chromosome 16, tnLinLong1.2, whole genome shotgun sequence genomic region:
- the LOC135500701 gene encoding secernin-3-like, with amino-acid sequence MSSAKPSSCDTFVVLPPNTTGGVVFGKNSDRPSDEVQEVIHVPAGDHGSGDKLKCTYIEIDQVAHTYPVVLSKPAWMWGAEMGANECGVCIGNEAVWTKLNSQEDLKKKLLGMDLLRLGLERGGTAKEALDVICQLLETHGQGGPCAEGSSWSYHNSFLIADRTEAWILEAAASHWAAEQITSGVRNISNELSIRTKIDAMSSGLKELAEKEGYWKPDEGDFDFAKAFSAGPVEELCKSGEKPSGRYQCGRNLLEELSANNEFSAQSMFKVLRNEESDICMTGAIATTGSQVSVLAPSGTDSQSCHWFTATKYPHWSIFKPFVFCKDAVITDITVSPNSGVTEAEGYVDRKHKLYKVHEQFIKMLTSNDPRGKMLLETLKEMESKCIEDVEEMLKNIDAENSRQLAQIFQHMAQLEMNFYSM; translated from the exons ATGTCATCCGCAAAGCCCTCATCTTGCGATACTTTTGTTGTCCTTCCTCCCAATACAACTGGCGGTGTGGTGTTTGGAAAGAATTCTGATCGTCCATCAGATGAGGTTCAAGAAGTTATCCATGTTCCGGCTGGAGATCATGGGAGTGGTGATAAATTAAAA TGTACCTATATTGAGATTGATCAAGTAGCACATACATATCCTGTCGTCCTGTCCAAACCAGCTTGGATGTGGGGAGCTGAGATGGGAGCCAATGAATGTGGTGTCTGTATCGGAAACGAAGCTGTCTGGACAAAATTGAACTCGCAAGAGGACCTGAAGAAGAAACTCCTTGGAATGGATCTGTTAAG ACTTGGCCTAGAACGTGGCGGGACAGCCAAAGAAGCATTGGATGTCATCTGCCAGCTTCTTGAGACTCATGGTCAGGGTGGGCCGTGTGCCGAGGGGTCAAGTTGGTCCTATCACAACAGCTTCCTCATCGCAGACAGAACTGAGGCATGGATATTGGAGGCAGCAGCGAGCCATTGGGCTGCAGAGCAAATCACAA GTGGAGTTAGGAACATCAGTAATGAACTGAGTATTAGGACAAAGATAGATGCCATGTCATCGGGGCTGAAGGAGCTTGCAGAGAAGGAAGGCTATTGGAAACCAGATGAAGGTGACTTTGATTTTGCCAAGGCTTTCTCCGCTGGGCCTGTGGAGGAGTTGTGTAAGTCTGGAGAGAAGCCCAGTGGTCGCTACCAATGTGGGCGGAATCTGTTGGAGGAGCTGTCTGCAAACA ATGAGTTCAGTGCCCAGAGTATGTTCAAAGTTCTCCGCAATGAAGAGAGTGATATCTGCATGACGGGCGCCATTGCAACCACTGGTAGCCAGGTATCAGTGCTCGCCCCGAGTGGAACTGACTCGCAGAGCTGTCATTGGTTCACAGCAACCAAGTACCCCCATTGGTCAATCTTCAAACCATTCGTCTTCTGCAAAGATGCAGTCATCACTGACATCACGGTTTCTCCCAATTCGGGTGTAACAGAGGCAGAAGGCTACGTCGATCGCAAGCACAAGTTATACAAAGTGCATGAACAGTTCATTAAGATGTTGACTTCCAACGACCCACGCGGGAAAATGCTCTTGGAAACCTTGAAGGAAATGGAAAGCAAATGTATTGAGGATGTAGAAGAAATGCTGAAAAATATTGATGCCGAAAATAGCCGTCAATTGGCGCAGATATTCCAACACATGGCTCAACTTGAAATGAACTTTTATTCAATGTGA